TAGCgtcattaaaatttattttttgtagctattttttatttaatttaatgttttttaattaatagtcTATGTGTTACTTTGATTGGTCATAAAGGATGgagtgaatttaaaggtttatcctagggggtgaacctaagttttgttctaAAAACATTCATTACAGATTCTTTTTGTGTTCATGTTTAGCATCTATAAATTAACAAGCTATGCCAAAGTCTCAACGAAACCAAAAACATACTTAGTTGTCATGTTATGGCTGAATCTATGACTTTTCGTAATCAAGAAGTTTGGCATGTACGCAAGGCCAAGGCTTTACTTATGTCATCTTTTATTTTACTGCTGAGTAAGTCTGATCATATCATATCTTATACTTCTCCTCTCTGCCAACTTTGAAGAAACAAGCATATGCCAAAAATTGTTTTTGTAACTCTCAAAGAGCAACTGCGGAAAGCGTTAGACTTCTTGTTGTAGTTTCACAGTCTGAGTCTCATTTGCAAAGTGACATGATCAGTCGGAGCCGGCCAAAGATTTCACTAGGGTTAATTTCATATTAAACATTAATACATGGATCATTAAGTTAAATTTATAGCATTTtatcagtatttttttttaatatacatgtaattttttttctttttacaaaaaagCATGTAGATCATTTGGCCTCCCCTAACGAAGAGGTGGCTCCGCCACTGGACATGATCCATCTGGCTTCTAAGCTGAGATGGCCTGAAGAACAAGAGACTTGGATACAATGAGTCTTTGGTTTTCGCAGTTTAGATCCTTAAGTGCCTATCCATTTAGTCTTTATGCATTTCTGATTATATATCTTGTTGAGTGCTGTGAGATAAACTTCTTAGGCCATCATTAGTGGAGAGAAACCCCTTTGAGTCTCTCAACAATAGATTTACAGTATTTAAAAATGGAATTAATCTCTGAATAACTGATAAGTGGAGAATTTCTCCTTAGAGACTCTCTCAAATTCAGAAACTCatttttatctctctctctttttttttgttccacatattattttttctattattttatgttgaaATGCTCTAGGTAGAAAACTACCATTGCAAATTTCCTTATGAgccaataatataatttaaagcaGGTTATGTATGAGGCATTGAggtataaaaacaacaaaagtttTATTCAGCTTTGCTACATTTTAATCGAACCAAAAAGAACAGAGTTAATACAATCACCCTAATCTAACTggttcaaataaaaagaaacaatcattaaaagcaaaaaaaagttCAAGAAGAGATGTATAAATGAAAACTAATACGGTTGCATCACCTATAACCTATCCATCTACAATCTCAAGCAGATGTAACGGTGTTGATGCTGGGTCGAGCTGCCTGCAACCTCCGAGTTCATCAGCTGCATCCTTACCTGTGAGCAAGTAAGACGGTATCTGATGAGAGAATCTTGCCAACTCAACCTTTGAGAAGCTTATGATTTCCTTGGGACCCAAGTAATGGCGAAACACAGAACTGAAACCAGCAACTTTCATCAAAGGAACCACCCTAACACCATACTCCTCTGTATATCCTTCAACCACTTCCACCACATCGTACTTATCCGCTCTGTTTCCTTCAAGATAGTTCCATTCACTTGGCCAGTTCCTATACATAGCCCATACCTCACCTGTTCTCGGGTATATCAGAAACTCTCCGTGATCGCCTTTCACCGCCTCCATTTTGTGCGAGAAACTGTAAGGCGAAAAGCAGATGTGACTATCCCCAGCTCTGAAAACTCCGCAAGTTCTTTGTGAACCAAGCCAGCTCGATGACGTGGGGTCGCTGTTGGTCCGTGAAGTAGTTAGCCGAGTGATACACAGTTTGAATGGATCTAGGGAGAGAACCTTGTCTATCATGTAGTAGACTCGAGGTAACCCCGCTAAAATGTCGTAAGAAGCCCATATCTCGTTGTCACTAAAAGACTTTTGGGTTCGGTTCTTTACGAAGTCACAAACGTCTGGTTCTTCAGGAACGTTTATTGTCAAGGCTCCCAAGGCAGGCAAGTCCTTATCAGTACGAGTAGTATCATCCTCAACGGGGTCCATGCAGTGTGATGCATTGGCCATGTTGACATCCTCAGTTTCAGGATCGATGGCGATTAGATCTTGAAGATTACTGACGATTATCGGTTTAGATTTCTTCACCCGCACGTTATTCAGCTCCCCCTCAGAAAAGTCTCTCGCAGTGTTGGACTTGGGAGGAGCAGAAGAAGAGCTTGCTACGTTGGAAGCAGCAGCCGCTGCATTTTCCTCCACCACAGCCTCCTTTCTTCTTTTTGGAGGGTTTGTGGATGGAGAATCAGCCGCCGACCTTTTGGTGGACTCTCTAGGCACAGCCTGGGAGTCATGAGCAGCGGTTATGGTTCCAGTGGTCGTTACAGCACTCCACTCAAGGGAATCAAACTGATGCTGGACGAAGGTCTTGCGGATGGAAGAGTGCGGAGGAGCTGTTTCCACAGCTATAAACGGCTTGCGGCAGTGGGAACACCGGAGGTTCTGGTTTAAGTAAATGCGATGATACTCATATCGTCTCGTGCAACTGCTGCACACAGTCCAAAACGTTCCATCAGAAGTGGTAGCAACATCAAGAGCCGGAGGAGCCGGAGGAGCCGGAGGAGCAGGAGGAGCTGGAGGAGCAGAAGAGGTAGAGGCATCATCACTTGCTTGCTTCACACCTCTCTTTGGAGTCTTCCCTTTAGCAGCTCCTTTTTTTGACGACGACGAAGCTCTTCTTCCTTCACACACCACGAAGTTCCTCTTCGAGTCGTACTCAGCTCGCTTTTCTTTGTCGGACAACACCTCACATGCCTTAGAAACAAGCTTAAAGGCTTCACCAGCTCCGATCGACTTGTTCTTGTCGGGATGAAGGATCACAACCAACTTTTTGTAACGTTTCTTCACTGTTTCTTCGTCAGCCTGGGGGTGTACGCCGAGCACGCCGTAGTGGTCTACCTCCCCGTTTATGGTGTGCTGCGCAGCTAAATGCATAGCGAAAGTAGCCACCATCTGCGTGATTCCAACGATCTCGGGATCCAAGGACTGAGCTTTCAAGGCAAACCTCCTCGCC
The window above is part of the Brassica napus cultivar Da-Ae chromosome C8, Da-Ae, whole genome shotgun sequence genome. Proteins encoded here:
- the LOC106413394 gene encoding uncharacterized protein LOC106413394, with protein sequence MDFYNKEEANRAREAAVNKFIANDFAGARRFALKAQSLDPEIVGITQMVATFAMHLAAQHTINGEVDHYGVLGVHPQADEETVKKRYKKLVVILHPDKNKSIGAGEAFKLVSKACEVLSDKEKRAEYDSKRNFVVCEGRRASSSSKKGAAKGKTPKRGVKQASDDASTSSAPPAPPAPPAPPAPPALDVATTSDGTFWTVCSSCTRRYEYHRIYLNQNLRCSHCRKPFIAVETAPPHSSIRKTFVQHQFDSLEWSAVTTTGTITAAHDSQAVPRESTKRSAADSPSTNPPKRRKEAVVEENAAAAASNVASSSSAPPKSNTARDFSEGELNNVRVKKSKPIIVSNLQDLIAIDPETEDVNMANASHCMDPVEDDTTRTDKDLPALGALTINVPEEPDVCDFVKNRTQKSFSDNEIWASYDILAGLPRVYYMIDKVLSLDPFKLCITRLTTSRTNSDPTSSSWLGSQRTCGVFRAGDSHICFSPYSFSHKMEAVKGDHGEFLIYPRTGEVWAMYRNWPSEWNYLEGNRADKYDVVEVVEGYTEEYGVRVVPLMKVAGFSSVFRHYLGPKEIISFSKVELARFSHQIPSYLLTGKDAADELGGCRQLDPASTPLHLLEIVDG